GCACCCAGCGTGCCGCGAAGGCCGTGTTGGTGGTGAGCGTGACCGACTGCGAAGCCGCAGGCCGGCGCAGCCGGTCGACGCCCGCTTCCAGCGCATCGAAGCCCATGCGCAGATCGTCGAAGAGCCGCTGGCCCGCGGGCGTCAATGCGAGCTGCCGCGTGAGCCGGCGAAACAGCGGCTGGCCCAGCGTGTCTTCGAGCGCGCGCACCTGGTGGCTGATGGCCGAGGGCGTGACCGACAGCTCGAGCGCCGCGCGCTGGAAGCTCAGGTGCGCAGCAGCGGCCTCGAAGGCCCGCAGCGACAGCAGAGGCGGCAGGCGGCGCGGCGGGCGAATGGATGAGCCAATCTCTTGCATAAAGGGAGAAATGATCGTTTGTGAAGGGCCGGTCATATCCATAGATTCAAGGCCTGTGCAGTCATTCTGACAGCGCAATACAGCGTAGATCAATTCATCCATTCACCGAAGGAACGACATGACCCTCAACCTGCTTCACATCGACGCCAGCGCCCGCCCGGGCCTCTCGGGCACCGACCCCCACGGCTCGCATACGCGGCGCCTCTCTGCACGCTTCATCGAGCGCTGGCGCGCGGCGCGGCCCGGCGACCGCATCGACCGCCTCGACGTCGGCCAGCACCCGCCCGCCTACGTCGACAGTCGCTGGATCCACGCCGCCTTCACTGCACCGGCCGACCGCGAACCCTGGATGCCCGACGTGCTCGCCGAAAGCGACCGCCTGGTCGATCAACTCGTCGCCGCCGATGTGATCGTGGTGGGCCTGCCGATGTACAACTTCAGCGTGCCTGCGCAGTTCAAGGCGTACATCGACAACGTCGTGCGCGTGGGCCGC
This region of Variovorax sp. RKNM96 genomic DNA includes:
- a CDS encoding NAD(P)H-dependent oxidoreductase; the protein is MTLNLLHIDASARPGLSGTDPHGSHTRRLSARFIERWRAARPGDRIDRLDVGQHPPAYVDSRWIHAAFTAPADREPWMPDVLAESDRLVDQLVAADVIVVGLPMYNFSVPAQFKAYIDNVVRVGRTFGFDRARGAVPYWPMLADAGKRMVLLGARGDHGYDPGGRIAHLNHTEASVRSVFGYIGITDVHEAAVECDEFGGEQLAESMRKAEAAVDRLVDELSGTKGQARERAASIRPASRTATA